A window of the Acidithiobacillus thiooxidans ATCC 19377 genome harbors these coding sequences:
- the xth gene encoding exodeoxyribonuclease III — MKVASWNVNSLKVRLPQVLEWLQEKSPDVLCLQETKLSDEKFPVAELAEAGYHALYHGQPTYNGVAILSRSVPEDGRCDWPDGSDGQARLCAGTFAGTRVVNVYVPNGQSLESDKYPYKLQWLERLRALIAKELQQWPRLLLVGDFNIAPDDRDVYDPVAWGEEVLCSPPERAALTALLNLGLQDSWRHQHGDLQEWSWWDYRAAGFRRNRGLRIDLILASNALMTKVQDVVIDRNARAAERPSDHAPVLIQLEEV, encoded by the coding sequence ATGAAAGTGGCCAGTTGGAATGTCAATTCACTGAAGGTGCGGCTTCCGCAAGTGCTGGAGTGGTTGCAGGAAAAATCTCCGGATGTGCTGTGTCTGCAGGAAACCAAGCTCAGCGATGAAAAATTTCCCGTTGCCGAACTGGCTGAAGCGGGTTATCACGCACTATATCATGGGCAGCCTACCTATAACGGCGTGGCGATACTCAGTCGCAGCGTGCCGGAAGATGGGCGCTGTGATTGGCCTGATGGAAGCGACGGTCAGGCGCGGCTTTGCGCCGGCACTTTCGCGGGTACCCGGGTGGTGAATGTGTATGTGCCCAACGGTCAGTCATTGGAAAGTGACAAATATCCCTACAAGCTGCAGTGGCTGGAGCGTTTGCGCGCGTTGATTGCAAAGGAATTGCAGCAGTGGCCCCGGCTGCTGCTCGTTGGAGATTTTAATATTGCCCCCGATGACCGGGATGTTTATGACCCGGTGGCCTGGGGTGAAGAGGTCCTGTGCTCACCCCCCGAACGGGCAGCCCTGACGGCCCTGCTGAATCTCGGGTTGCAGGATAGCTGGCGTCACCAGCATGGTGATCTTCAGGAATGGAGTTGGTGGGATTATCGGGCGGCAGGATTCCGCCGCAATCGCGGGTTGCGGATTGATTTGATTCTGGCCTCCAATGCCCTGATGACGAAGGTTCAGGATGTAGTCATCGATCGGAATGCACGGGCTGCTGAACGACCTTCAGATCACGCACCCGTTTTGATTCAACTTGAGGAGGTGTGA
- the hemH gene encoding ferrochelatase, producing MIGVLLVNLGTPEAPTASAVRRYLREFLSDRRVVELPRIIWWPILNGPILTFRPARSARNYASIWMPEGSPLMVYSQRLADGLQQYCDTHFSGQVRIALAMRYGKPSLPQKMAELRQSGCEKLLVVPLYPQYAAATTASIFDKVADVLRGMRDIPELRMLRDWHTHPAYIHALAESVRHWWQENGRAEKLLISFHGLPQRSIQLGDPYRQQCEVTTALLVQALGLKQEEWVQTFQSRFGAAKWLEPYTDKTLENLARQGVREIDALCPGFSADCVETLQEIALEGKETFLNAGGKTLRYIPALNDNPLWIKAFSEILAPSWQFWETPENFAVSAQSS from the coding sequence ATGATTGGTGTTCTGCTGGTCAATCTGGGTACGCCTGAAGCTCCTACAGCTTCTGCCGTGCGCCGTTATCTACGCGAGTTCCTCAGTGATCGGCGGGTGGTGGAATTGCCCCGGATTATCTGGTGGCCCATATTAAATGGTCCGATTCTGACTTTCCGTCCGGCGCGTTCGGCACGCAATTATGCCAGCATCTGGATGCCCGAAGGGTCCCCTTTGATGGTTTACAGTCAACGTCTTGCGGATGGCTTGCAGCAGTACTGTGATACCCATTTTTCCGGGCAGGTCCGCATAGCTCTGGCCATGCGCTATGGAAAACCGTCCTTACCGCAGAAAATGGCAGAATTGCGCCAATCGGGATGCGAAAAATTACTGGTGGTGCCGCTCTATCCCCAATATGCCGCAGCTACTACGGCTTCCATATTCGACAAGGTCGCCGATGTATTGCGCGGTATGCGCGATATTCCCGAATTGCGCATGCTCCGGGATTGGCATACCCATCCTGCCTATATTCATGCGCTGGCAGAAAGTGTCCGCCACTGGTGGCAGGAAAACGGTCGCGCTGAAAAGTTGCTGATTTCCTTTCATGGCCTGCCCCAGCGGTCTATTCAGTTGGGTGATCCATATCGTCAACAGTGCGAAGTCACCACGGCACTTCTGGTACAGGCGTTGGGCCTGAAGCAGGAGGAATGGGTTCAGACCTTCCAGAGTCGTTTTGGCGCGGCAAAATGGCTTGAGCCTTATACGGACAAAACCCTGGAGAATCTGGCCCGGCAGGGGGTTCGGGAAATAGATGCTCTCTGCCCCGGATTTTCGGCGGACTGTGTGGAGACTCTCCAGGAAATTGCGCTGGAGGGCAAAGAAACTTTTTTGAATGCTGGCGGGAAGACTTTGCGATATATTCCGGCACTTAATGACAATCCTTTGTGGATCAAAGCATTCAGCGAGATTCTTGCGCCTTCCTGGCAGTTTTGGGAGACCCCGGAAAATTTTGCCGTTTCTGCCCAGTCAAGCTAG
- a CDS encoding FKBP-type peptidyl-prolyl cis-trans isomerase, which translates to MIISNDKVVTIDYSLTDEEGELIDSSVGEEPLIYLHGHHGIIPGLEQALAGHRTGDKVEVSIPPEEGYGDWDEDLVEVVAKEDFDDPEDLEIGTQFETETDEGARLATVIDIEGEEVTVDLNHPLAGMTLNFDVTVLDVRDATAEELAHGHVHGEHGHEH; encoded by the coding sequence ATGATCATCAGCAACGACAAGGTAGTCACCATCGACTATTCCCTCACCGATGAAGAGGGAGAGCTGATTGACAGCTCTGTAGGTGAAGAACCACTTATTTATCTGCACGGACACCACGGAATCATTCCCGGATTGGAGCAGGCGTTGGCCGGGCATCGCACGGGTGACAAGGTTGAAGTATCCATTCCGCCCGAAGAAGGTTATGGCGACTGGGATGAGGATCTGGTGGAAGTGGTTGCCAAGGAAGATTTTGATGATCCGGAAGATCTCGAAATCGGGACGCAGTTTGAAACCGAGACGGACGAAGGTGCTCGTCTGGCCACGGTGATTGATATTGAAGGCGAAGAGGTGACCGTTGATTTGAATCATCCTCTGGCCGGAATGACGCTGAATTTTGATGTCACGGTACTGGATGTGCGTGATGCGACTGCAGAAGAACTGGCTCACGGCCACGTACATGGTGAGCACGGTCACGAACATTGA
- a CDS encoding anhydro-N-acetylmuramic acid kinase, which yields MRALGLMSGTSADGVDAAVLDCDVTPARGYAGLFSQAFAAPLLEMVLAANGPLGVEQMAILDRQLGACYAEVAVAAIHKLGPVDFIALHGQTIRHQPRAVPGFTLQIGSAADVAIATGLTVVHDFRRADVAAGGEGAPLVPPFHQRLFQADQPRLVLNLGGMANLTWIPGGDDSRALQAFDTGPGNVLIDAAVRILSGGEACCDLDGKLAAAGKVQALPLDQWLKHPYFRQSPPKSTGRESFDDRLVHQWWNDWKYSGADFVATLTALTAITVADALRKWTPDAKELLVFGGGAENPTLMRELQSALPELQVHNGSEQSGIPSQALEALAFAWLGEQCLRGKALAYGQVTGVREPVVLGNILPGRNWLELLSRLAHA from the coding sequence TTGCGCGCTTTGGGTTTGATGTCCGGAACCAGTGCCGATGGCGTTGATGCAGCGGTGCTGGATTGCGATGTTACTCCCGCACGGGGATATGCCGGTTTATTCAGCCAGGCTTTTGCTGCGCCCTTGCTGGAAATGGTGCTTGCTGCCAATGGCCCGCTGGGCGTTGAGCAAATGGCCATTCTGGATCGGCAACTGGGAGCCTGTTATGCGGAGGTGGCAGTGGCTGCCATCCATAAATTGGGTCCGGTCGATTTTATTGCCCTGCATGGCCAGACCATTCGGCATCAGCCGCGTGCTGTTCCCGGTTTTACCCTGCAGATTGGTTCCGCTGCTGATGTGGCTATCGCTACGGGTCTGACGGTGGTTCACGATTTTCGGCGAGCAGATGTTGCTGCTGGAGGTGAGGGTGCACCATTGGTTCCCCCATTTCATCAGCGCCTGTTCCAGGCAGATCAGCCACGTCTGGTCCTGAATCTGGGCGGTATGGCAAATTTAACCTGGATCCCTGGCGGTGATGACTCCCGGGCTTTGCAGGCCTTCGATACCGGGCCCGGGAATGTATTGATTGATGCTGCGGTCCGGATTCTGAGCGGAGGCGAAGCCTGTTGCGATCTGGACGGCAAATTGGCAGCGGCAGGTAAAGTTCAGGCGTTGCCCCTCGACCAATGGCTGAAACACCCCTATTTCCGGCAATCTCCACCCAAAAGTACCGGTCGGGAAAGTTTTGATGATCGGCTGGTCCATCAATGGTGGAATGACTGGAAATATTCGGGGGCGGATTTTGTTGCTACGTTAACGGCATTGACGGCCATAACGGTGGCAGATGCCCTGCGAAAATGGACACCGGATGCAAAAGAATTGCTGGTGTTTGGCGGCGGCGCTGAAAATCCAACGCTGATGCGGGAATTGCAGTCGGCTTTACCTGAGTTGCAGGTACATAATGGTTCAGAACAAAGCGGGATTCCCAGTCAGGCGCTTGAGGCTTTGGCCTTTGCCTGGTTGGGTGAACAATGCTTGCGAGGAAAAGCTCTAGCCTATGGTCAGGTGACGGGAGTTCGTGAGCCGGTAGTATTGGGCAATATTCTGCCAGGCAGGAACTGGCTGGAATTATTATCTCGACTGGCCCACGCTTAA
- a CDS encoding shikimate dehydrogenase, which produces MVTAVETWHPGGETAVYGIIGDPVKHSLSPWMHRLFAQQLGIDMVYVPFPVMAADLPKALKGLAAAGVLGLNVTVPHKESTKILMDELSPAAAQIGAVNTVHYAAGRFMGDNTDAVGFQRALERHAGDNWRSGPVLIIGAGGAARAIIYALGTAGCPAIYVANRHAERAEKLAAEFPQFPLHPLPLERQILARILPQTLLLVNTSALGLYGESHPELDLESLPNHGNVYDIVYNPLETPLLRAARQYGRVAIDGLGMLVEQGAESFRIWTGVLPQTQTVEDTLRRWLQTRNKSL; this is translated from the coding sequence TTGGTAACAGCAGTAGAAACATGGCATCCCGGTGGAGAAACTGCCGTCTACGGAATCATCGGTGACCCGGTAAAACACAGTTTATCCCCCTGGATGCATCGGCTGTTTGCGCAACAACTGGGGATCGACATGGTGTATGTGCCATTTCCAGTGATGGCTGCTGACTTGCCCAAAGCGCTCAAAGGGTTGGCGGCAGCCGGTGTATTGGGACTCAATGTCACGGTGCCGCATAAAGAATCCACAAAGATCCTGATGGACGAGCTCAGTCCAGCCGCAGCGCAGATTGGTGCAGTAAATACGGTACATTATGCAGCGGGTCGTTTTATGGGAGACAATACCGATGCTGTTGGATTTCAGCGGGCTTTGGAGCGTCATGCGGGGGATAATTGGCGCTCTGGCCCCGTTCTGATAATTGGTGCGGGTGGGGCAGCCCGGGCCATTATTTATGCCTTGGGAACGGCTGGCTGCCCCGCTATTTATGTGGCCAACCGCCATGCCGAACGCGCCGAAAAACTGGCGGCTGAATTTCCCCAATTCCCCCTGCATCCTCTGCCACTGGAACGACAAATCCTTGCCCGGATTTTGCCGCAGACGCTATTGCTGGTGAATACCAGCGCCTTAGGTTTGTATGGGGAAAGCCATCCGGAACTGGATCTGGAGTCGTTGCCAAATCATGGCAATGTGTACGATATCGTCTATAACCCGTTGGAAACCCCATTGTTACGCGCGGCTCGTCAGTACGGACGGGTTGCTATTGACGGGTTGGGTATGCTGGTAGAACAGGGGGCTGAAAGTTTCCGGATCTGGACGGGCGTTCTGCCGCAAACCCAAACTGTGGAGGATACATTACGTCGATGGCTGCAAACCCGGAACAAATCACTTTAA
- the pilB gene encoding type IV-A pilus assembly ATPase PilB gives MAANPEQITLTPVLRALVSNGLGNEAQLLALASDPGRGKKPLLFYAVEKGAVSAPALMAHLSQRYNMPMLDLDAVMIDDLLIRRIDKNLMSRYFVLPLSKRGETLYLAMADPTDFKAVEDIKFNTGLQVVPILVEANKLMRAVNLANNAGTGIDDVFLEKSSDVNTDDAQEEFDLSKDSDGTVDDAPVVRFVQQLLLDAIQRGVSDIHLEPYEKDFRVRYRLDGVLQDALHPPLALRDGVTSRLKILCRLDISERRLPQDGRLRVRVPPARVIDFRVSFLPTSFGETIVLRLLDPASSRVPIEQLGFLPEQRKAFEEAIHRPYGMILVTGPTGSGKTTTLYTALNILNTGDCNISTAEDPVEIPVYGINQVNINERIGLNFAAALRSFLRQDPDIIMVGEVRDLETAETAIKAAQTGHLVLATLHTNDAPQSLTRLENMGIPTYNIAGGVHLVMAQRLARKLCTHCKKPVRIPDQALVEAGFAADDLQGWRPMGPTGCDECNKTGYKGRTGLYQVMPVSEAMREIIMRGGTAIDLARQAASEGVLTMRQNGLRRIKEGITSLEEVLRVTNLQ, from the coding sequence ATGGCTGCAAACCCGGAACAAATCACTTTAACGCCCGTATTGCGGGCACTGGTCAGCAATGGGTTGGGTAATGAGGCGCAATTGCTTGCCCTGGCTAGTGATCCCGGGCGGGGAAAAAAACCATTACTGTTTTATGCAGTAGAAAAAGGGGCTGTTTCGGCACCTGCGCTGATGGCGCATTTATCCCAGCGCTACAATATGCCAATGCTTGATCTGGATGCGGTCATGATTGATGACCTGTTGATACGCCGGATTGATAAAAATCTGATGAGCCGTTATTTCGTTCTGCCCTTGTCCAAACGCGGCGAGACACTTTATCTGGCGATGGCAGATCCTACCGACTTCAAAGCCGTTGAGGACATCAAGTTCAATACCGGCCTGCAAGTTGTGCCGATACTTGTGGAAGCCAACAAGCTGATGCGCGCGGTAAACCTGGCCAATAATGCCGGAACAGGAATTGATGATGTCTTCCTTGAAAAGTCATCAGATGTAAATACCGATGATGCCCAGGAAGAATTTGATTTATCCAAGGATAGCGATGGCACTGTGGATGATGCACCGGTGGTGCGTTTTGTGCAGCAGCTGCTTTTGGATGCGATTCAGCGCGGCGTATCGGATATTCATCTGGAACCCTATGAGAAGGATTTCCGGGTGCGTTACCGCCTGGATGGGGTGTTGCAGGATGCTCTGCATCCGCCACTGGCCTTGCGGGATGGGGTCACGTCGCGGCTGAAAATTCTCTGTCGCCTGGATATTTCGGAGCGGCGTTTGCCTCAAGATGGACGCTTGCGGGTGCGTGTGCCTCCGGCTCGGGTCATTGATTTTCGTGTGTCTTTCCTGCCAACAAGTTTCGGGGAAACCATTGTCCTGCGTCTGCTGGATCCTGCCAGTTCCAGGGTACCCATCGAGCAACTGGGTTTTTTACCGGAACAACGCAAAGCCTTTGAAGAGGCCATTCACCGTCCCTATGGCATGATTCTGGTGACCGGACCTACCGGCTCCGGTAAAACCACGACGCTATATACTGCATTGAACATTCTCAATACGGGTGACTGTAATATCAGCACGGCGGAAGATCCGGTAGAAATTCCGGTGTATGGAATCAATCAGGTGAATATCAATGAGCGGATCGGCTTGAATTTTGCCGCTGCCCTGCGGTCATTTTTACGTCAGGATCCCGATATTATCATGGTCGGTGAAGTCCGCGATCTGGAAACCGCAGAAACTGCGATAAAAGCTGCCCAGACCGGACATTTGGTGTTGGCCACGCTCCATACCAATGATGCACCTCAGAGCCTGACCCGTCTGGAGAACATGGGTATTCCTACCTACAATATCGCCGGTGGAGTGCACCTGGTCATGGCCCAACGTCTGGCCCGAAAGCTGTGTACGCATTGCAAAAAGCCGGTTCGTATTCCTGATCAGGCGCTTGTGGAAGCCGGGTTTGCTGCGGATGATCTGCAAGGCTGGCGTCCCATGGGTCCTACGGGTTGTGATGAATGTAACAAAACGGGCTATAAAGGGCGTACGGGTCTCTATCAGGTCATGCCAGTCAGTGAAGCGATGCGCGAAATCATCATGCGGGGTGGCACCGCTATAGATTTGGCACGACAGGCAGCCAGTGAGGGGGTGCTCACCATGCGCCAGAATGGTCTACGCAGAATCAAGGAAGGCATAACCAGTCTGGAAGAAGTTTTGCGGGTTACCAATCTGCAATGA
- a CDS encoding two-component system sensor histidine kinase NtrB produces the protein MVSESIQQDGSWRRLWGVSAYRLLIAAAIAVLVQLPFSKSILDIDAHNHPLIVLTLVAAGISLFYILFLLMKFPGQTRWHIWLQVLMDTVLVLLLLRYGGGINGPFSILPFLLLVSVASLLRGRGAFLFVWVLLLLLVLESLQGGMTSVHPLLGQLFIYILALVAVAVLADSLVRSLDRDHRLALQRDQELFNLNVLNREIVEHMDVGVLVLDKHNRVILSNPIARKLSGYRFWGNVPVALDLVQARLAAMLIKNHGNDTEVLVPLGPEDPALRDQTPSLMVRKITLPGSPYRLLLLRDASVLRAMEREAQLAALGRLAANIAHEIRNPLSVIRHAANLLDESMENASSRHLFEILERETVRINAIVESVLEMARPGPAHLEPIALSSWLPKLIVQLQADPQLADMHVLVQDIPMSLLIYADPAQLRQVVWNLLHNTAQYAVDEDGLVRVEISAERYGKEQIMLTLRDFGPGIRPEVMERIFEPFFTTNSRGTGLGLPMVRELIQMNNGQVLCENHPECGAIFKIFLPCWDPHEEAA, from the coding sequence ATGGTATCTGAGTCCATCCAGCAGGACGGATCCTGGCGGCGTCTGTGGGGTGTTTCCGCATATCGCCTCCTGATTGCGGCGGCGATTGCCGTATTGGTGCAATTGCCGTTCAGTAAAAGCATTCTGGATATAGATGCGCATAATCATCCGCTTATTGTGCTTACGCTGGTCGCTGCGGGAATAAGTCTGTTTTATATTTTGTTCCTGCTTATGAAGTTTCCAGGCCAGACGCGTTGGCATATCTGGTTACAAGTGTTGATGGATACCGTCCTGGTATTGCTGCTCCTGCGCTATGGCGGTGGAATAAACGGTCCCTTCAGTATTCTGCCTTTTTTGTTGTTGGTGTCTGTGGCCAGTTTGCTGCGTGGCAGGGGTGCTTTTTTATTTGTCTGGGTATTGCTGCTACTTCTGGTGCTGGAGTCTCTGCAGGGGGGCATGACTAGTGTGCATCCTCTTTTGGGTCAGTTATTCATTTATATCCTGGCCTTGGTAGCAGTAGCCGTGCTGGCGGACAGTCTGGTGCGGAGTCTGGATCGCGACCATCGTTTGGCCCTGCAACGTGACCAGGAGCTTTTCAACCTCAATGTGCTCAACCGGGAAATCGTCGAGCACATGGATGTGGGCGTCCTGGTGCTGGATAAGCATAACCGGGTTATCCTGAGCAATCCGATTGCCCGCAAACTCTCCGGTTACCGGTTTTGGGGCAATGTACCCGTTGCCCTGGATCTGGTGCAGGCGCGTTTGGCCGCCATGTTGATTAAAAATCATGGGAACGACACTGAAGTTCTGGTTCCTTTGGGTCCGGAAGATCCGGCTTTACGAGACCAGACTCCCTCATTGATGGTACGAAAAATTACGCTTCCTGGGAGTCCCTACCGGCTGTTGTTGTTAAGGGATGCTTCTGTGTTGCGGGCGATGGAGCGTGAGGCGCAACTCGCCGCATTGGGGCGCTTGGCTGCGAATATTGCCCACGAAATCCGCAATCCGCTCAGTGTCATCCGTCACGCAGCCAATCTGCTTGATGAGAGCATGGAAAATGCCAGTTCTCGGCATTTATTTGAAATTCTGGAAAGGGAAACGGTGCGTATCAACGCCATTGTCGAGTCGGTGCTGGAAATGGCGCGACCGGGACCCGCCCATCTGGAGCCCATCGCCTTATCCAGCTGGTTGCCGAAATTGATTGTTCAGCTTCAGGCCGATCCGCAGTTGGCGGACATGCATGTGCTGGTTCAGGATATTCCCATGAGCTTGCTGATTTACGCAGATCCCGCACAATTGCGTCAGGTTGTCTGGAATTTGCTGCATAATACAGCCCAGTATGCCGTTGACGAAGATGGATTGGTGCGGGTGGAAATCAGTGCAGAACGTTATGGAAAAGAACAAATCATGCTGACTTTAAGAGATTTCGGTCCCGGCATCCGACCGGAAGTCATGGAACGCATTTTTGAGCCTTTTTTTACGACCAACTCTCGGGGTACCGGACTGGGTTTACCAATGGTGCGCGAGTTGATCCAGATGAATAATGGACAAGTGCTTTGCGAAAATCACCCTGAATGTGGTGCTATCTTCAAAATATTTCTGCCCTGTTGGGACCCGCACGAGGAGGCGGCATGA
- a CDS encoding sigma-54-dependent transcriptional regulator, with the protein MMTNCPVPSALVVDDEPNIVELLKITLQGMGLQVSGAGSLAEAHARLSHDLPSLVLSDLRLPDGSGIDLVRYLHNAHPHIPVAVITAYSSADGAVEAMQAGAFDYMSKPIELARLRQLVAQALKLNHPQGMEQDATNRLIGQSLVMQQLRADIRKLARSNAPVHITGESGTGKELAARAIHDSSLRQDKPFVAVNCGAIPEGLIESELFGAEKGAYSGATQSRQGLFQAANGGTLFLDEIAELPMLMQVKLLRAIQERVIRPLGGAREISLDLRFISATHRDLGAMVEAGSFRQDLLYRLNVVQLHMPPLRQRLEDVPQLVEAILQRINGQADQSPTILAEDVLEKLQQYDFPGNVRELENLLERSLVFPDKNILENGNHVAPNRNVDRSFSSVAPKTESGVACTLDSAEADLLRSVLAEVSGDPVAAATRLGICPQSFALRLTRAVTGRGR; encoded by the coding sequence ATGATGACGAATTGTCCTGTTCCCTCGGCATTGGTCGTAGATGACGAGCCCAATATTGTTGAATTATTAAAGATTACTTTGCAGGGTATGGGGCTGCAGGTGTCCGGAGCAGGTTCTCTGGCGGAGGCTCATGCCCGTCTATCTCATGATCTCCCCTCGCTGGTGCTGAGCGATTTACGTTTGCCAGATGGTTCAGGTATTGATTTGGTGCGATATTTGCACAATGCCCATCCACATATTCCGGTGGCCGTCATTACGGCTTATTCATCAGCGGATGGTGCTGTAGAGGCCATGCAGGCTGGGGCTTTTGACTATATGTCCAAGCCCATTGAGTTGGCACGCCTGCGTCAGTTGGTGGCCCAGGCGCTCAAGCTGAATCATCCCCAGGGTATGGAGCAGGATGCGACGAACCGGCTGATCGGTCAGTCTCTCGTAATGCAGCAATTAAGAGCAGATATTCGCAAACTGGCCCGTAGTAATGCCCCTGTTCATATTACGGGCGAGTCAGGAACCGGCAAGGAGCTGGCTGCACGGGCTATTCATGATTCCAGCCTGCGGCAGGACAAGCCTTTTGTGGCCGTGAATTGTGGCGCGATTCCCGAAGGTTTGATTGAGAGCGAATTATTTGGTGCCGAAAAAGGCGCTTATTCTGGCGCAACCCAGTCCCGCCAGGGGCTTTTCCAGGCGGCTAACGGAGGCACGCTTTTTCTGGACGAAATTGCTGAGTTGCCCATGTTGATGCAGGTCAAGTTGCTGCGTGCCATTCAGGAGCGGGTGATCAGGCCGCTGGGTGGAGCGCGCGAAATTTCTTTGGATCTGCGGTTTATTTCGGCGACGCATCGCGACCTTGGCGCGATGGTGGAGGCTGGGAGCTTTCGTCAAGACCTTCTATATCGGCTGAATGTGGTGCAGTTACACATGCCGCCATTACGGCAACGACTGGAAGATGTTCCCCAGCTAGTCGAGGCGATTCTTCAGCGCATCAATGGGCAAGCAGACCAGAGCCCGACCATTTTGGCGGAAGACGTCCTGGAAAAGCTGCAGCAATATGATTTTCCGGGTAATGTGCGCGAACTGGAGAATTTGCTGGAGCGTAGTCTGGTATTTCCGGACAAGAATATTCTTGAAAATGGAAATCACGTTGCTCCGAACCGGAATGTGGACCGAAGTTTCTCTTCAGTCGCTCCGAAAACCGAATCCGGGGTTGCCTGCACCCTGGATAGTGCCGAAGCCGATTTGCTCCGATCCGTGCTTGCAGAGGTCTCTGGAGACCCTGTGGCAGCGGCGACACGACTGGGTATTTGTCCACAATCTTTTGCACTCAGATTGACCCGTGCCGTGACTGGGAGGGGGAGGTGA
- a CDS encoding prepilin peptidase gives MTPLFPVAEYVFLGLFGLLIGSFLNVVVHRVPRRESIIRPSSHCPQCGHVLHSWENIPVLSWLLLRGRCHSCGSSISWRYPALELLTAIFSVVVAWQWGFRWSLIPALLFTWALLALTLIDLETQLLPDRITKPGMLLGLLINASAFLGSGLALTTPLNALLGIFLGYGSLWLLATVYLKMTGRHGMGGGDLKLLGLIGAWLGWQAVFLTLFIAAISGGLVAIVFLLGGKGRDYAIPFGPYLALGGWLMLLWPGDIVHAYLHFLGA, from the coding sequence GTGACGCCACTTTTTCCCGTTGCCGAATACGTTTTTTTGGGACTGTTCGGGTTGCTGATTGGCAGTTTTCTCAATGTGGTCGTGCACCGTGTTCCTCGCCGGGAATCAATCATTCGGCCTTCTTCCCATTGCCCACAGTGTGGGCATGTGCTCCATTCCTGGGAAAACATTCCGGTGCTGAGCTGGTTATTGCTGCGTGGTCGCTGTCATTCTTGTGGTAGTTCGATCTCCTGGCGCTATCCGGCTTTGGAGTTATTAACGGCGATATTCAGCGTAGTGGTTGCCTGGCAGTGGGGATTCCGTTGGTCATTAATTCCTGCACTGCTTTTCACCTGGGCTTTGTTGGCGCTTACCCTGATTGATCTGGAAACTCAATTGCTCCCGGACCGCATTACCAAACCGGGTATGCTCCTCGGTCTGCTCATTAATGCTTCCGCTTTTTTGGGGTCGGGACTAGCCCTGACCACGCCATTGAATGCCCTCCTCGGTATTTTTCTGGGATATGGCAGCTTATGGTTGCTGGCGACCGTGTATTTGAAAATGACCGGACGGCATGGCATGGGTGGTGGCGACCTCAAGCTGCTGGGTTTAATCGGAGCCTGGCTGGGTTGGCAGGCAGTATTTCTGACACTATTCATAGCGGCAATAAGCGGAGGGTTGGTAGCCATTGTTTTCCTGCTGGGCGGGAAAGGGCGGGACTATGCCATTCCCTTCGGTCCCTATCTGGCTCTGGGAGGATGGCTCATGCTGCTCTGGCCTGGTGATATTGTCCATGCGTATCTGCATTTTCTGGGAGCTTGA
- the coaE gene encoding dephospho-CoA kinase (Dephospho-CoA kinase (CoaE) performs the final step in coenzyme A biosynthesis.), which translates to MHIGLTGGVASGKSTVAEMLGALGAHILDADLMARELVEPGQPAYAEIVRQWGPQYLLADGCLDRSLLRDRIFSDPVAKKWLESLLHPRIRQLFLDRSQSLQKDQPEAVIVWVVPLLVENHYQALLDQVLVIDCPSALQIERLQLRPGWSNAQIEAVLAAQLPRAERNAAADYVISNEKDVQALREAILLYWDTVYKARGFA; encoded by the coding sequence ATGCACATAGGGCTGACAGGCGGAGTTGCCAGCGGCAAAAGTACCGTGGCGGAGATGTTGGGGGCCTTGGGTGCGCATATTCTGGATGCGGATCTCATGGCCCGTGAGCTGGTTGAGCCGGGCCAGCCGGCCTACGCGGAGATTGTCCGGCAATGGGGGCCACAATATTTGCTGGCGGATGGTTGTTTGGATCGGTCTTTGTTGCGGGACCGGATTTTCAGCGATCCGGTCGCCAAAAAATGGCTGGAGTCCCTGTTGCATCCCCGGATTCGCCAACTTTTTCTGGACCGCAGTCAAAGCCTGCAAAAGGATCAGCCCGAAGCGGTCATCGTCTGGGTAGTCCCGTTGCTTGTCGAAAATCATTATCAGGCCCTGCTGGATCAGGTTCTGGTCATTGATTGTCCGAGTGCTTTGCAAATTGAACGATTACAGTTGCGTCCCGGCTGGTCCAACGCGCAAATTGAGGCTGTTCTGGCGGCACAACTTCCGCGTGCCGAGCGGAATGCCGCTGCAGATTATGTTATTAGCAATGAAAAAGACGTGCAGGCGTTGCGCGAAGCCATTTTGCTTTACTGGGACACAGTTTATAAAGCCCGTGGATTTGCCTAG